From Mycobacteriales bacterium:
CCTGCCGACGGTGTGCGTAGTAGATGGGTGGCAGTTCGATCGACTCGTGTGCGATGTACTGCCAGATGTCGAGTTCGGTCCAGTTGGAGAGCGGGAAGACGCGGAAGTGCTCGCCGATGCGGTGGCGTCCGTTGTACAGGTTCCACAGCTCGGGCCGCTGACCCCTCGGGTCCCACTGGCCGAACTCGTCACGGAAGGAGAAGATGCGCTCCTTCGCGCGGGCCTTCTCCTCGTCTCGCCGGCCTCCCCCGAAGACGGCGTCGAAGCGGTGCTGCTCGATCGACTTCAGGAGGTTGTGGGTCTGCAGGCGGTTGCGGGAGGCCCCCGGCGTGGGGTCCTCGACGATCTCCCCGCGGTCGATCGAATCCTGCACCGAGGAGACGACCAGTCGCACCCCGAGCTCGCGGGCGCGGTGGTCCCGGAACTCGATGACTTCGGGGAAGTTGTGGCCG
This genomic window contains:
- the cysD gene encoding sulfate adenylyltransferase subunit CysD; its protein translation is MTYQISHLDALESEAVHIIREVVAEFERPALLFSGGKDSAVLLHLAWKACWPQQVPFPVVHVDTGHNFPEVIEFRDHRARELGVRLVVSSVQDSIDRGEIVEDPTPGASRNRLQTHNLLKSIEQHRFDAVFGGGRRDEEKARAKERIFSFRDEFGQWDPRGQRPELWNLYNGRHRIGEHFRVFPLSNWTELDIWQYIAHESIELPPIYYAHRRQVFRRDGMLLAIGPYTTPGPDEEILETTVRYRTVGDMTCTGAVESSAATTADIIAEVAATRITERGATRADDRVSEAAMEDRKRTGYF